Proteins encoded by one window of Terriglobia bacterium:
- a CDS encoding class I SAM-dependent methyltransferase encodes MSEKACPLCSTEETGFFAYSTDYLLKTTEKVFSLRECTACGIVFLAPIPSAEELRAYYPSGYWWSETSRAPGFLSNLGKRLESLYRRLVLRDHVRFVLEAARHVSEEGEAVDVLDVGCSGGTLLHELSCRGILGRGLDFSEEAVAHAIRVYQLDCRVGDLTQAPWPGKRFSLLTCFHVLEHVPEPRAFLRAAEAALVERGRIVLQVPNIRSWQCRLFGPHWYGLDPPRHLVNFSDRALIRLLQETGFEIQREKRFSLRDDAAAWVSSAFPSLDPLARAIRKTSRKRPAGEPSALGIFKNFVYFVLLVAATPVALFDSLAGRGATLMVEARRSSKPSTRHLQHHPESL; translated from the coding sequence ATGAGTGAAAAGGCGTGTCCGCTTTGTTCAACGGAGGAAACTGGGTTCTTTGCCTACAGCACCGACTACCTGCTGAAGACCACGGAGAAAGTGTTCTCGCTTCGGGAGTGCACGGCCTGTGGAATTGTTTTTCTGGCTCCCATCCCATCCGCGGAGGAGTTGCGGGCTTACTATCCTTCCGGGTACTGGTGGAGCGAGACGAGCCGTGCGCCGGGTTTCTTGTCGAACCTGGGAAAACGACTGGAGTCGTTGTACCGTCGATTGGTGTTGCGGGATCACGTCCGATTTGTCCTCGAGGCCGCCCGCCATGTTTCGGAAGAAGGTGAAGCGGTTGATGTCCTGGACGTCGGTTGTTCGGGCGGAACCCTGCTGCACGAGCTTTCCTGTCGCGGAATCTTGGGGCGCGGTCTCGACTTCTCCGAGGAGGCTGTGGCGCACGCCATTCGGGTGTACCAGCTGGACTGCCGCGTGGGGGATTTGACTCAAGCTCCGTGGCCGGGAAAACGATTTTCACTCCTCACGTGTTTTCATGTGTTGGAGCACGTCCCGGAGCCCCGGGCCTTTTTGAGGGCGGCAGAGGCTGCACTGGTCGAGCGGGGTCGGATTGTGTTGCAGGTGCCCAATATCCGGAGCTGGCAATGTCGCCTGTTCGGTCCCCATTGGTACGGGTTGGACCCCCCGAGACACCTCGTCAACTTCAGCGACCGGGCACTGATCCGTTTGCTCCAGGAGACAGGTTTTGAAATCCAGAGGGAGAAGCGATTTTCGCTCCGCGACGATGCCGCCGCGTGGGTCTCCAGCGCCTTTCCCTCACTGGACCCGTTGGCCCGGGCCATCCGCAAGACCTCGCGAAAGCGTCCGGCCGGGGAGCCATCGGCCCTTGGCATTTTTAAGAATTTCGTCTATTTTGTTTTATTGGTGGCAGCCACTCCGGTGGCGCTCTTCGATTCGCTGGCGGGTCGTGGGGCAACCCTCATGGTTGAGGCCCGGCGATCGTCGAAGCCCTCCACGCGTCATCTTCAACACCACCCTGAATCTTTGTGA
- a CDS encoding glycosyltransferase family 2 protein, producing MENEKSVTVIVVNWNSRDLLRECLFSLRRQTYRNFHVIVVDNGSIDGSLEMLENEFGGFAYLIKNSRNHGFCRAVNQAILASASEYVALLNNDAEAQPTWLEEMTLAIQRAGDIGMCASKILKHDQPDVIDKVGHLIYLDGQNRGRGTGQTDRGQFDQEEETLFPDGCAALYRRAVFDAVGLFDEDFFAYGDDAELGLRARLGGWRALYSPRAVVYHRHSQTLGAYSPEKIFYVERNRVWLAVKLFPLSILLLNPYYAGLRFFVGMMGSVLRKGPAGSFAREYSILRLLWTILRANLSALVRLPQMWRKRGEVKRRQKISNEELRRLLSQFRIGLKELALE from the coding sequence ATGGAAAATGAAAAGTCCGTGACGGTCATTGTGGTGAACTGGAACAGCCGCGACTTGTTGCGGGAGTGTCTCTTCTCCCTGCGGCGGCAGACGTACAGGAACTTTCACGTAATCGTGGTGGACAACGGTTCGATCGACGGGTCCCTCGAGATGTTGGAGAATGAATTTGGCGGGTTCGCCTACTTGATCAAGAACTCGCGTAACCACGGGTTCTGCCGGGCGGTGAATCAGGCCATCCTTGCTTCCGCCTCGGAATACGTGGCCCTGCTGAATAATGATGCCGAGGCGCAGCCAACGTGGCTGGAAGAGATGACGCTGGCGATCCAGCGCGCCGGGGACATCGGCATGTGTGCTTCAAAAATCCTGAAGCATGATCAGCCTGATGTGATCGACAAGGTGGGACACCTTATTTACCTGGATGGCCAGAATCGAGGCCGTGGAACGGGCCAGACCGACCGGGGGCAATTTGACCAGGAAGAGGAAACACTTTTCCCGGATGGGTGCGCCGCGCTCTATCGCCGGGCGGTCTTTGATGCCGTGGGTCTGTTTGATGAGGATTTCTTTGCCTATGGCGATGATGCGGAGTTGGGGCTGCGGGCCCGGCTCGGCGGATGGCGCGCCCTCTACTCTCCACGAGCCGTTGTCTACCATCGCCATTCCCAAACCCTCGGGGCCTATTCCCCGGAAAAGATTTTTTACGTCGAACGGAACCGGGTGTGGCTGGCCGTGAAGCTCTTTCCCCTCTCCATCCTGCTGCTGAACCCGTATTATGCCGGGCTCCGTTTTTTCGTTGGCATGATGGGTTCCGTCCTGCGCAAAGGACCCGCCGGCAGTTTCGCCCGGGAGTATTCCATACTCCGCTTGTTGTGGACCATTCTTCGGGCCAACCTGTCGGCCCTCGTGCGGCTGCCTCAGATGTGGAGAAAAAGGGGGGAGGTAAAGCGCCGGCAGAAGATATCGAACGAGGAACTCCGGCGGTTGTTGTCCCAGTTCCGGATCGGGCTAAAAGAGCTGGCTCTTGAATAG